The proteins below are encoded in one region of Syntrophales bacterium:
- a CDS encoding HD domain-containing protein: MDRAIAKRAGLLHDIGKSVDQEVEGDHTQLGFDIANRYNEQPEVLEAIKGHHCDYSATTPYAVLISAADALSASRPGARRETLEGYIKRLEKLEAIATGFRGVTQAYAISAGREVRVIVKPEAISDAEASLLVNQLTKKIEEGMEYPGTIKVTVIREVRYSEMAK, from the coding sequence ATGGACCGCGCCATTGCCAAGCGGGCCGGCTTACTCCATGACATTGGAAAGAGCGTGGACCAGGAAGTGGAAGGCGACCACACCCAGCTAGGTTTTGACATTGCCAACCGTTACAACGAACAGCCGGAGGTCCTGGAAGCAATCAAAGGCCACCACTGCGACTACTCGGCGACCACACCCTACGCGGTCTTGATATCCGCGGCGGATGCGCTTTCCGCTAGCCGTCCCGGAGCCCGGCGTGAAACCCTGGAAGGTTACATCAAGCGCCTGGAAAAATTGGAAGCCATTGCTACCGGTTTCCGGGGCGTAACCCAGGCCTATGCTATTTCCGCAGGCCGGGAAGTAAGGGTAATCGTCAAGCCGGAAGCAATTTCCGACGCGGAAGCGTCCCTCCTGGTCAACCAGTTGACCAAAAAGATTGAAGAGGGAATGGAGTATCCGGGGACCATCAAGGTAACG